GTCGAATGCAATATCCTCCTAATATTCGGGTGATTCGTGTTCCCTGTTCTGGAGCTATTAATCCTCTCTATATTTTTAAAGCTCTTCGGGAAGGAGCCGATGGGGTTCTGGTTTCCGGTTGTCATCCTGGTGATTGTCATTACATCAGTGGTAATTACTATGCCCGCCGTAAGTTTTACATTCTTAAGGAACTGCTGGTCTGGGCGGGAATCGAAGCTGATCGTATCCATTTTTCCTGGGTTTCAGCTTCTGAAGGACAAAAATTCTCCGAGGTGGTCACCGAGGTCGTCAATGCTGTCAAGCCACTCGGTCCCTCTCGAAAATTAGTAAAGGAGTTTTCAACCGATGTTTGAAAGCATCCTCATAGATTTAGCCAAAAAATTACTCCGGGAAAAAACGGTTGATTTAATAATTGGTTATGGCTCCACTCATTATCCCTTTCGAACCGAACCTATCGTTATAAACCAAGAAGAGCAGGCTGATGCCTTGGTTTGGAATCCTTTTTGTGGAAATAACTTAGCCCGTTATTTGAAATATTATAAAAATACCCAGCATAAAATCGCTTTGATGGTCAAAGGTTGTGATTCACGGGCTGTTCAGGTTCTCCTAAAAGAGGATCAAATCAAAAGGGATCGACTTTATTTGATTGGGTTATCTTGCCCAGGTCTGGTCAATCGGGAAAAGCTTCAAAAGCAATTTCCTCAAGCTTCTCCTGAAGATTTCGAATGGAAAGAAACTGGTTGGTTCTACCGCGGCGAGCAAATTGACCCGGAATTGTTTCTTGAGAAAACCTGCCTTCGCTGTCGATATCCCAACCCTCCTGAATATGACCAGCTTATCGGTAAACTCCAAACAACCAGTCCTTATCAGACCTATCAAAAAGATTACTTAGATCCAATCGATAACCTTTCTTCAGAAGAACGGTGGGATCGGTGGTCGAAGGAAATGAGGAAATGTATTCGTTGTTATGCCTGTCGAAACTCTTGTCCTCTCTGTTACTGTCAGGAATGTTTTGCCGATAGTACTCAACCCCAATGGGTAAGTCCGGCTCCAACTCCTTCGGATAATTTCCTTTTCCATTTAGTTCGGACTATGCATATGGCTGGACGTTGTGTTGAATGTGGTGCTTGTGAAAGAGCCTGTCCGGTTTCCATTCCCATTGCCCAACTTCCACTTAAAGTTGAGGCGATCATTCGTGAACAATTTCAATTTGAAGCCGGAACCGATCAAGAGAGCGCTGCACCTTTGCTCACTTACCGGGAAAATGATCCCGGAGACTTTGTAAAGTGAGGTAATGGCTATGAAATCCGGAAAAATTACCAAAAATGATCTCATTCAGTGGTTAAAAATCCATCAAAAAAACTTTTTAGTCACCGAAAGGGTAGCTCATCACCAACCTGAGCTTTTATGCGATCAATCAAAAGAAATAAAAAATATCAAAGAAGCCCTTTTTCTCCCCTGGGACAAGCTTTTCAATTATCATTGGGAAAATCAAAAATGGAACGTTGAGAATATCCAGCCATCAGCTTCACCCCGATTTCTGATGGCTCTTCCCTGTGAAACCCGAGCCATATATGAAGTTCTTGATCGAGTCTTTCTCCAACCATCGGAAACTGAAAGTGGATACGCGGCTCGTCGCCAAGGACTAAAAATGGTCATCGTAGGATGTGTGAATCCCGAGCCAACCTGTTTTTGTCATTTGGTAGGTGGAAATCCTTATTGGTCCCATCCTGATGCGCTCTTTATTCTTCCCTTTCACGATGAATATTATCTCGAAACCAACCTACCAGAGCAATTTGATATCATGGAAAAAGGAACCACACTGAATAAAGCTGAAAAGGAAGAAATCGAAGTTTTACGAAAACAGATGGAAGAGAAAGCCAATCAGGAGAAACTTCCTGAAGATGTCCCCCAAGGACTTTATGACCTCTTTGAAGACCAAGAATGGGAAGACTTGAGCTGGAAATGCTTGAATTGCGGAGCTTGCACTTTTCTGTGCCCAACCTGTCAATGCTTTGATATGAGTGCCGAGGGACGTTTGAAAGGTTTTCAACTCAAAACTTGGGATTCATGCATGTTTCCCAAGTTCACCCTTCATGCCTCGGGACATAATCCCCGACCTACCTTCAAAGAAAGAGTTCGACAGAGAGTACTCCATAAATTTTCCTATTTTCCTCTCCGGGAAGAAGGACTTTATGGATGTGTTGGATGTGGAAAATGCATCGAAATTTGCCCGGTGAATTGGAACATTCGGGAAGCTGTTGAAAGGATGGTAAAAAAAATTGGCAATCGATCTTGAAAACAAAAACATTTATCTTCCTCGTCTCTATCAAATCATGGAAATCATCCCGGAGACTTCCGACATCAAGACTTTTCGTCTCGACTTAGAAGGTGAAAATTCTTCCCATCTCCCTGGACAATTTGCTGAACTTTTTGTACCAGGGGTAGGAGAAGCCCCAATTTCCATCACTTCCTCTCCAACCCAAAAAGGGATACTGGAATTTAGCATTAAAAGAACTGGCTTAGTAACCTCTGCCATTCATCGTCTTAATCCCAACGATCGTTTGGGTATCCGTGGTCCTTACGGGAATACCTTTCCCCTTTCAGACCTCACCGGACAAAACCTACTCTTCATAGCCGGTGGTATCGGATTGGCACCGCTTCGTTCCTTAATAAACTACGTTTTAGATACCGAAAAACGAAATCATTTTAAAAAAGTAACCATTCTCTATGGAGCACGTTCACCACAGGATCTGGTTTTTAAATGGGAACTCAAAAAATGGCAAAATCGGGAAGACATTACCTTTTTACTCACCGTTGACCGAGGAGATGACCAATGGAAGGGTACAGTTGGCTTGGTTCCCAATGTACTTAAGGAAAACGTTCAGGTGAATCCATTAGAATGGAAGTCCATCATCTGTGGCCCTCCGATTATGATTAAATTTACCATCAAGGCGTTATTGGAAATGGGTTTCCAACCTCCTGATATTATTACCACACTGGAAATGAGAATGAAATGCGGATTGGGAAAATGTGGTCGATGCAATATCGGACCCTATTATGTTTGTAAAGATGGACCGGTTTTTACTTACCAGCAGCTCCAGAATATGCCGGAAGAGTACTGACGGAGGCAATTACATGAACTTCCAAGAAAGTATTCAAGCTCTCTACTCATTAATTAATTATGAAAAAACTGATTTTTCTTACACCGACCTCAAGCTCGATCGGATGAGAGAATTCATGACTCTCCTTGAACACCCCGATACCCATTCACCAGTGATATTGGTTGCTGGTACCAAAGGAAAGGGAAGCACCTGCTATTATTTGGAACGGATATTAGCTTCCCAACAGAAGAAATGCGGCTTGTATATTAAGCCACACCTTCTCACTTTTCGGGAACGCCTGCGGTTTAATGGAGAAATTATTCAACCTGAAGAACTTGCTCAGTTAGTAACCGATATTTTCCCAGTTATCAACCACATGGAAAAATATTCTCTTTATGGTAAGCCTACCTATTTCGAGGTTTCGGTTGCCTTGGCTTTCCAATATTTTAAAAAAAGAAAAGCTGATTATTCCATCATGGAGGTAGGGCTTGGAGGCCGTTTGGATGCAACCAATGTTGCCAATCCAATTCTCACCGTTATCACTCCGATAAGTTATGACCATACCGAAATATTAGGTGAAACCATTCCTCAAATTGCTCAAGAAAAAGCCGGTATTCTCCGTCCCTATATTCCTCTTATTTTAGGGCTTCAGGAAAAAAAATCCGCCAAGACCACTATAATGCAAGTTGTTGAAAATCTGCGGGTTCCAGTATTTCCTCTTGAAGATTATTACACCTACCGAATTCGCAGCCGAAGCGCAAATGGATCGGTTTTTGAACTGCTAGCAAAATCTGGCCGAGAGGGAATTTTTTCCTTACCGTTGTTAGGTGATCAACAGGTTGAAAATTTTCTTACTGCTTTGCTCAGCGCGGAACATTTAGGATATTTACCATCCAATCAGCAGCTCCAAAACCTTCTCAATGAAGCAGTTTGGCCGGGACGAATTCAAGTTATAGGTTCATCACCCTTAACCATTTTCGACGTGGCTCACAATCAGGCATCTTTTGCCACTTTGTGTCATACTCTGAGAGATTATTTGGGGATAAAAAAAGCCGTCTTTCTCTTAGGTTTTTTAAATGGAAAGGACTTTCCGGGAATTGCTGAAGAACTCTTTCAAATGGAATCCCGAGTGATCTTAACCACACCCTTTAATCCGAAAGCCGCCCTCCCAGCCGATATTGTTCATTTCTTTGCACCTCTTATTCCTCATCATGAAGTGATCAATGACCCCTACCAGGCTTGGGAGAAAGCTCTTCAATACGCAACTGAATTCCACTTGCCCTTAGTGGTAGCTGGATCATTTTACTTAGCAAAATTATTAAGTGATAAACTCAACGTAACCCTTTCGAAAGAGGAGGTGGAGTTATGATTATAGTCGCCGAACGAATCAATGCCACCCGGAAAGCCATCCGGGAAGCACTGGAGAAAAAAGATCAGGAATTTTTTATTCAAGAAGCTCAAAAACAGGAAAAGGCTGGTGCAGCTTTTATTGATGTCAATGCCGGCACCGAAGCCACCAAGGAAGTTGCTGATCTGAAATGGTTGGTCGAGTCTATTCAAGATGCGGTTGAAATTCCGCTATGCTTAGATTCTGCCAATGATCAAGCTTTAGAGGAAGCCCTCACCGTCTATAACAAAAAAGAGGTGATGATTAATTCATTTACCGCTGAGGAAAATCGAATCAAAGCCTTGCTTCCAATTGTGAAAAAATACGATGCTTTGGTGGTCGGGTTGGCGATGGGGGAGGGAGGAATCCCGCAATCGGTTGAAGAGCGAATGAAATTAGTAGAGACTTTAGTCAAAGCTGTTGATGAATATTCTATTCCTCGAGAGCATCTTTTTATTGACCCGCTGGTAGTGCCCATCGGTACCGATCAAAACCAAGGGAAATTGTTTTTAGAAACCCTCCAGGCAATTCCACAAACCTATCCTGGTGTGAGAACCGTCTGTGGTCTCAGTAATATTTCCTTTGGAATGCCCAATCGTCGACTCATTAATCGGTCCTTTTTAGCATTGAGTATAGGTTTTGGCCTTCACGCCGCCATTATTGATCCTCTGGATGACAAGCTCATGGGAATTCTTTTTGCCAGTGAAGCCTTGATGGGTCGGGATGAATACTGCATGAATTATCTCACTGCTTTTCGAGCTGGCCGTTTAAACGAGTAAAACTTTTTAAAAACATCCTCTCTCCTGTCTCTTTCGGTCAGGAGAGAGAAAAAATTAATGATATTGAGCTGATTCACGTTTGAGTGGTAAATATTTAATCCCAATAGACGAGGGGGGCATTAATACTCATTCAGGCCATAAATCATTCCTCATTCTTTATAATCCTCTGGCAAGGAAGGGAAAAAAGGGTATAATACCTCTGAAAAGAGGTGTTTTCTATTCAATTAACCAAAGCCAAAGAATTTCGTCGTTACATTGAAGATCATTATGAATTCGGCGACTTCGCTTTGATTCGAGGTCGAGAAGAAACAGCCGAGATCGGTTTTGTATTCGCCGATGAAGATGTTAATAATTGGCCTTCTCTTTATAAAAAAGCCGAAAATATTTGTGATCATTTTGATAAAAGACTACAAGAGGAGGGACTCAAAACCGTAGCCTACTCTCGAGTAGGAAAAGACCTGGATTTTATCACTGTGTCAATTGTCATCCGTCTTCACGCCTTCCCTGAGGATCAAATCCATCGAATTGCCGATGTCATTATGAATATCCTTCGAGAAGTAAATCCCTATCATGAAAATGAAAATTAAACTATGAAGGAGGCTATCATGAAGTTCAGAGGGAAAATTGTCATTACCTTGAAACCAGGGGTTTTTGATCCACAAGGAGTAACCATTAAAAGCGCACTCCATTCCCTTGGATACCAAGAAACTGATGAGGTTAAAACTGGGAAATATTTCGAAATCAACCTTGATTCAAGCAACCTGGATACTGCTCAAAAACGTTTGGAAGAGATGTGTGACCAATTGCTGGCTAACCCGGTAATTGAAAATTTTCACTTCACCGTCGAACCCTCTGAAAACTAAGGAGCCTCCAATGAAATTTGGTATAGTCGTTTTCCCTGGTTCTAATTGCGATTATGATTGTCAACACGTTCTTTCCGTGGTTCTCAGCCAAGAAACAGAAATGCTATGGCATGAAAGCCATGACCTTAAGGAGTGCGATTGTATTGTCCTTCCTGGAGGGTTTAGCTATGGAGATTACTTGCGTACTGGTGCTGTCGCCCGTTTTTCACCGGTCATGGAATCAATTCGGAATTTTATCGAAGAGGGAGGATTAGTCGTCGGGATCTGTAATGGATTTCAAATCTTAGTCGAAAGTCAACTCCTTCCAGGTGCCTTGCTTCCCAACCAGAAGGGACATTTCATATGTCGTCATGTTCACCTGCGAGTTGAAAATACCGATACGCCTTTTACCCGGCTCTTTTACCCGGGAGAAGTCATCTCAATTCCTATCGCTCATCATCAGGGAAATTACTTTATTCCTCATTCTTCTTTATCCAATCTTCAAAAAAATCGTCAAATCATTTTTCGTTATTGTGATATTGACGGTCAAATCAATCATGCAACCAACCCGAATGGATCGATTGACTCAATTGCCGGGATAATTTCTTCTTCCCAAAATGTTCTGGGAATGATGCCACATCCCGAAAGGTCATCAGAAGCAGTATTGGGTTCTCAGGACGGAAAAAGAATATTTCTCTCGATTATCCAATGGTGGGAGGAAAAACATCATGCAAAATAACGAACAAATCCAGGTAGCCCGTGAGTTAGGGCTCCGCGACGAAGAATACCAAAGGATACTTGACATATTGCAAAGACCACCAACTCCAACGGAACTGGCCATGTTTTCCGTCGAATGGTCAGAACACTGTGGCTACCCGCATTCTCGCCGTTGGTTTGAACTCTTCCCACGGGAAGGAAAATTTCCGGTTCTGGTCGGTGAAGATGCCGGAGGTATTGTTTATCAAGGACAGGCAGTGGTATTTAAGATGGAAAGTCATAATCATCCCTCCCAGGTCGAGCCCCGCCAAGGAGCAGCTACTGGTATTGGAGGAATCATTCGTGATATTTTTGGGAGCGGTGCACGCCCCATAGCTTGCCTTGATTCTCTCCATTTCGGTCCTTTAGATAACGCTCGTTCAAATTTTATTTTTAAAGGTGTAGTAGACGGAATTGCTTTTTATGGGAATTGCGTTGGTGTTCCAACCGTAGCTGGCGAACTATATTTTCATCCTTCTTATCAGGGCAACTGCCTAGTTAACGTCATGAGTATTGGAATAGCCTCACAAGATCGATTGGCAAAATCCTGGGCCAAAGGGAAGGGAAATCTTATTATCTATGCTGGGAACCGAACCGGACGGGATGGTATAGGAGGGTGTAGTATTTTAGCTTCTCAGGAATTCAGCGAACAAGACGAGAAACGCCCCAGCGTACAAATTGGTGATCCCTTTACTGAAAAATGCCTGATTGAAGCAACTATGGAAGCTCTTGCCACTGGATTCTTAGTTGGAATCAAGGATATGGGTGCCGCTGGTTTGACTTGCTCTTCCAGTGAAATGGCTGCTGCCGGTAAAAGTGGGGTTAAAATCTATCTGGATCGTATTCCGGTTCGTGAAGAAGCCATGGAACCCTGGGAAATCATGATGTCTGAGTCTCAAGAACGCATGCTTCTCTGTGTAAAAAGAGGTTACGAGGATTCAGTGCTTCAAATTTTTCATAAATGGGGCTTGGAAGCGGTGGTCGTAGGAGAGGTAGTCGATGGAGACAATATCACCATTGAGTTCAATGGGAAGATGGTTGCTGATATTCCCGCTCAAGAATTAACTAAACCACCGGTTTATACTCCCCCCGCCGAAAAGCCAGCTTATCTTGAAAGGATAAATCATTATGACTGGAATGATCTTCCTCTGCCCAATAATTGGAACGAAATATTACTCAAATTAATGGCTTCTCCCAACCTCTGTTCTCGTCATTCGGTTTTTGAACAATACGATCACATGGTTCAAATTAATACCTCAATGCTGCCTGGAACTGGAACGGTTATCCTCCGTGTTAAAAATCTTCCTTGGGGGATTGCTGTTACCACTGATTGTAATCCAGTATTTTGCTACCTCGATCCTTATCGGGGCTCGCAAATTGCTGTTGCTGAAGCGGCTCGTAACTTGGCTGCTTGTGGAGCTCAACCAGCCGGTATAACCGATTGTTTGAATTTTGGGAATCCGCAGAAGCCCGATCGTTATTGGCAATTTATTGAGGCAATTAAGGGAATAAGCGATGCCTGCAAATTTTTTGACCTTCCGGTTGTGAGCGGCAATGTTTCTTTTTACAATGAAAGTCCAACTGGTCCTATCCATCCCACTCCAACCATCGGCATGATTGGTATTATCGAAGACGTTCAAAAAGCGGTAAATGCAGCCTTTAAAGATTTTGATGACGTGATCGTTTTATTGGGTGAAACCCGCAATGAAATAGGCGGGAGTGAATATTTACGTGTGATTCACCAGCAAGAATTTGGACCGGCTCCACAAATTGATTTATCGGCTGAAAAAAATCTTCAAGAATTTTTAATCGATGCAGTTCGACAAGGGTTAGTTCAATCATCTTCTGATCTAAGCGAAGGCGGATTGGCTTGTGCTCTCGGCGAAGGGTGCATCTGTGGTCAGGAGAAGAAAGGATGCCTGATTGACATCGGAAATTTACCCAATATCCGCTTGGATGCTCTTTTGTTTGGAGAAAGCTGTGGGCGAGCTCTAATTACCTGTAAACCGGAAAATTTTGCTACACTGGAAAAGATGGCTCGGATGAAAACTATTCCCTTTTTTGTTATTGGCAAAGTTACCAGGGAAAGCCTAAACATTTATAATAATCAGCAATCACTGATTTCAGTTTCTATAGAGGATTTGTGGAAAGCCTGGTACCATACTTTGTAGTTTTTATAGGAGTTTGATTTATCATACCCACCAATGGGTTTACAATATAAACATCCATACTGGAAACTGGTACCAGATAAGGATGAAAATACTCATCCAGGAATCGTTTCCCCCTTTAGCAAAGGAAGTTAGGGGGTTTGAAATAATTGGGAAAAAACAAATCCTTCTCAATCTTCTTTTATCTAAAAAGAAAGGAAT
The nucleotide sequence above comes from Candidatus Atribacteria bacterium ADurb.Bin276. Encoded proteins:
- the purQ gene encoding Phosphoribosylformylglycinamidine synthase 1 — its product is MKFGIVVFPGSNCDYDCQHVLSVVLSQETEMLWHESHDLKECDCIVLPGGFSYGDYLRTGAVARFSPVMESIRNFIEEGGLVVGICNGFQILVESQLLPGALLPNQKGHFICRHVHLRVENTDTPFTRLFYPGEVISIPIAHHQGNYFIPHSSLSNLQKNRQIIFRYCDIDGQINHATNPNGSIDSIAGIISSSQNVLGMMPHPERSSEAVLGSQDGKRIFLSIIQWWEEKHHAK
- a CDS encoding Methyl-viologen-reducing hydrogenase, delta subunit; translation: MQYPPNIRVIRVPCSGAINPLYIFKALREGADGVLVSGCHPGDCHYISGNYYARRKFYILKELLVWAGIEADRIHFSWVSASEGQKFSEVVTEVVNAVKPLGPSRKLVKEFSTDV
- the asrB gene encoding Anaerobic sulfite reductase subunit B, which encodes MAIDLENKNIYLPRLYQIMEIIPETSDIKTFRLDLEGENSSHLPGQFAELFVPGVGEAPISITSSPTQKGILEFSIKRTGLVTSAIHRLNPNDRLGIRGPYGNTFPLSDLTGQNLLFIAGGIGLAPLRSLINYVLDTEKRNHFKKVTILYGARSPQDLVFKWELKKWQNREDITFLLTVDRGDDQWKGTVGLVPNVLKENVQVNPLEWKSIICGPPIMIKFTIKALLEMGFQPPDIITTLEMRMKCGLGKCGRCNIGPYYVCKDGPVFTYQQLQNMPEEY
- a CDS encoding phosphoribosylformylglycinamidine synthase subunit PurS — its product is MKFRGKIVITLKPGVFDPQGVTIKSALHSLGYQETDEVKTGKYFEINLDSSNLDTAQKRLEEMCDQLLANPVIENFHFTVEPSEN
- the asrA gene encoding Anaerobic sulfite reductase subunit A — translated: MKSGKITKNDLIQWLKIHQKNFLVTERVAHHQPELLCDQSKEIKNIKEALFLPWDKLFNYHWENQKWNVENIQPSASPRFLMALPCETRAIYEVLDRVFLQPSETESGYAARRQGLKMVIVGCVNPEPTCFCHLVGGNPYWSHPDALFILPFHDEYYLETNLPEQFDIMEKGTTLNKAEKEEIEVLRKQMEEKANQEKLPEDVPQGLYDLFEDQEWEDLSWKCLNCGACTFLCPTCQCFDMSAEGRLKGFQLKTWDSCMFPKFTLHASGHNPRPTFKERVRQRVLHKFSYFPLREEGLYGCVGCGKCIEICPVNWNIREAVERMVKKIGNRS
- the acsE gene encoding 5-methyltetrahydrofolate:corrinoid/iron-sulfur protein co-methyltransferase, with product MIIVAERINATRKAIREALEKKDQEFFIQEAQKQEKAGAAFIDVNAGTEATKEVADLKWLVESIQDAVEIPLCLDSANDQALEEALTVYNKKEVMINSFTAEENRIKALLPIVKKYDALVVGLAMGEGGIPQSVEERMKLVETLVKAVDEYSIPREHLFIDPLVVPIGTDQNQGKLFLETLQAIPQTYPGVRTVCGLSNISFGMPNRRLINRSFLALSIGFGLHAAIIDPLDDKLMGILFASEALMGRDEYCMNYLTAFRAGRLNE
- the ndhI gene encoding NAD(P)H-quinone oxidoreductase subunit I, chloroplastic, whose translation is MFESILIDLAKKLLREKTVDLIIGYGSTHYPFRTEPIVINQEEQADALVWNPFCGNNLARYLKYYKNTQHKIALMVKGCDSRAVQVLLKEDQIKRDRLYLIGLSCPGLVNREKLQKQFPQASPEDFEWKETGWFYRGEQIDPELFLEKTCLRCRYPNPPEYDQLIGKLQTTSPYQTYQKDYLDPIDNLSSEERWDRWSKEMRKCIRCYACRNSCPLCYCQECFADSTQPQWVSPAPTPSDNFLFHLVRTMHMAGRCVECGACERACPVSIPIAQLPLKVEAIIREQFQFEAGTDQESAAPLLTYRENDPGDFVK
- the purL gene encoding Phosphoribosylformylglycinamidine synthase 2, which gives rise to MQNNEQIQVARELGLRDEEYQRILDILQRPPTPTELAMFSVEWSEHCGYPHSRRWFELFPREGKFPVLVGEDAGGIVYQGQAVVFKMESHNHPSQVEPRQGAATGIGGIIRDIFGSGARPIACLDSLHFGPLDNARSNFIFKGVVDGIAFYGNCVGVPTVAGELYFHPSYQGNCLVNVMSIGIASQDRLAKSWAKGKGNLIIYAGNRTGRDGIGGCSILASQEFSEQDEKRPSVQIGDPFTEKCLIEATMEALATGFLVGIKDMGAAGLTCSSSEMAAAGKSGVKIYLDRIPVREEAMEPWEIMMSESQERMLLCVKRGYEDSVLQIFHKWGLEAVVVGEVVDGDNITIEFNGKMVADIPAQELTKPPVYTPPAEKPAYLERINHYDWNDLPLPNNWNEILLKLMASPNLCSRHSVFEQYDHMVQINTSMLPGTGTVILRVKNLPWGIAVTTDCNPVFCYLDPYRGSQIAVAEAARNLAACGAQPAGITDCLNFGNPQKPDRYWQFIEAIKGISDACKFFDLPVVSGNVSFYNESPTGPIHPTPTIGMIGIIEDVQKAVNAAFKDFDDVIVLLGETRNEIGGSEYLRVIHQQEFGPAPQIDLSAEKNLQEFLIDAVRQGLVQSSSDLSEGGLACALGEGCICGQEKKGCLIDIGNLPNIRLDALLFGESCGRALITCKPENFATLEKMARMKTIPFFVIGKVTRESLNIYNNQQSLISVSIEDLWKAWYHTL
- the fgs gene encoding Folylpolyglutamate synthase, whose product is MNFQESIQALYSLINYEKTDFSYTDLKLDRMREFMTLLEHPDTHSPVILVAGTKGKGSTCYYLERILASQQKKCGLYIKPHLLTFRERLRFNGEIIQPEELAQLVTDIFPVINHMEKYSLYGKPTYFEVSVALAFQYFKKRKADYSIMEVGLGGRLDATNVANPILTVITPISYDHTEILGETIPQIAQEKAGILRPYIPLILGLQEKKSAKTTIMQVVENLRVPVFPLEDYYTYRIRSRSANGSVFELLAKSGREGIFSLPLLGDQQVENFLTALLSAEHLGYLPSNQQLQNLLNEAVWPGRIQVIGSSPLTIFDVAHNQASFATLCHTLRDYLGIKKAVFLLGFLNGKDFPGIAEELFQMESRVILTTPFNPKAALPADIVHFFAPLIPHHEVINDPYQAWEKALQYATEFHLPLVVAGSFYLAKLLSDKLNVTLSKEEVEL